In the genome of Dioscorea cayenensis subsp. rotundata cultivar TDr96_F1 unplaced genomic scaffold, TDr96_F1_v2_PseudoChromosome.rev07_lg8_w22 25.fasta BLBR01000760.1, whole genome shotgun sequence, one region contains:
- the LOC120254943 gene encoding uncharacterized protein LOC120254943 has translation MPPYEPPVHMRALDLEAMSAPEFPEYPSLYVNTLRGAMTDGELHAGMQFQNKDDAITTIKNYCLQKSVEYKVIESGPTRYFGRCKSYGDGCSWRVRASYSKRKQIWEITKYNGPHTCTAAMVSQDHSKLDSNMISRCIQALVKEKPSINVSVLIAEIRNRYGYTPTYRKVWIAKQKAIEAAFGNWEESYNELPKWLSALQQFVPGTIIDLQTQQAYDGNYPVRDTNIFHRLFWSFPSCVEAFKYCKPVVQIDGTHLYGKYKGTLLMAIAQDGNKNILPIAFAIVEGETLDAWRFFLEHLRADVTPQEGICFISDRHQAIKGAFRAIGRQMSPPYAYH, from the coding sequence ATGCCGCCATATGAGCCTCCGGTACATATGAGAGCacttgatttggaagcaatgtcTGCACCAGAATTTCCTGAATATCCCTCATTATATGTCAACACATTAAGAGGGGCAATGACAGATGGAGAATTGCATGCAGGTATGCAAtttcaaaacaaagatgatgctataacaacaattaaaaattactGCTTGCAGAAGTCCGTGGAATATAAAGTAATCGAGTCTGGTCCAACTCGGTATTTTGGAAGATGCAAGTCATATGGCGATGGATGCAGTTGGAGAGTTCGCGCATCCTATAGCAAGAGGAAGCAGATTTGGGAGATTACAAAATACAACGGCCCACACACTTGTACAGCAGCAATGGTCTCCCAAGATCATTCAAAGCtagattcaaacatgatttctCGATGTATACAAGCATTGGTAAAAGAGAAGCCATCTATCAATGTCTCTGTTTTAATAGCAGAGATCAGGAATCGGTATGGGTACACACCAACGTATAGAAAGGTATGGATTGCAAAACAGAAAGCAATTGAAGCTGCATTCGGTAATTGGGAGGAGTCATATAATGAGTTACCGAAATGGCTATCAGCGTTACAACAATTTGTCCCTGGGACAATAATTGATCTCCAAACTCAACAAGCATATGATGGAAATTACCCGGTACGCGATACTAACATTTTCCATAGGCTTTTTTGGAGTTTTCCCTCATGTgtggaggctttcaaatattgtaaGCCCGTAGTGCAGATAGATGGTACACATCTTTATGGAAAATATAAAGGGACTTTGTTGATGGCAATTGCACAAGatggtaataaaaatattcttccAATTGCATTTGCCATTGTGGAAGGAGAGACATTAGATGCATGGCGTTTCTTCTTAGAGCATCTACGAGCAGATGTGACACCGCAGGAAggcatatgttttatttctgaTCGTCACCAAGCTATCAAAGGAGCATTTAGAGCAATTGGTCGTCAGATGAGTCCTCCTTATGCCTATCAT